A section of the Candidatus Nitrosacidococcus sp. I8 genome encodes:
- a CDS encoding (5-formylfuran-3-yl)methyl phosphate synthase, which translates to MNGWLASVSNLDEVKQLLNNSLIPDILDLKEVNSDKDPFGVLPIKVIQQAAQLMHNHCRISVTIGSVFTDSSQICNIAMEVAAAKVDYLKIGLLSNNIISVASQSLQSLASQNTSLVGVLFVDNLFSFSWIPVLQENGFKGVMLDTLTKNGSGLLNYLSLKQIQYFIDISHSNSLAVGLAGSLRIEDIPLLLPLQADYLGFRGALCRNQDRRESLDLIASRSIKEKLNS; encoded by the coding sequence ATGAACGGCTGGTTAGCGAGTGTATCTAATCTTGATGAAGTTAAGCAGTTACTTAATAATTCATTAATTCCAGATATTCTTGATTTGAAAGAAGTAAACTCAGACAAAGATCCTTTCGGTGTATTGCCTATTAAAGTTATTCAGCAGGCTGCTCAGTTAATGCATAACCACTGTCGAATTAGTGTGACTATAGGAAGTGTTTTTACTGATTCCTCTCAGATATGTAATATTGCGATGGAAGTTGCAGCAGCTAAAGTGGACTATTTAAAAATAGGATTATTATCAAACAATATAATATCAGTTGCTTCTCAATCACTACAATCATTAGCTTCTCAGAATACTTCATTAGTTGGAGTATTATTTGTGGATAATTTATTTTCTTTTTCGTGGATTCCAGTTTTGCAAGAAAATGGATTTAAAGGTGTCATGTTAGATACTCTTACCAAAAATGGATCTGGCTTATTAAATTATCTTTCTTTAAAGCAGATTCAATATTTTATAGATATAAGCCATAGTAATAGTTTAGCTGTTGGATTAGCTGGTTCTCTTAGAATTGAAGATATACCGCTATTATTACCATTACAAGCAGATTACTTAGGATTTCGTGGCGCTTTATGTCGTAATCAAGATAGAAGAGAATCCCTGGATCTTATTGCTTCTCGATCTATTAAAGAAAAACTAAATAGCTAG